A genome region from Syntrophomonadaceae bacterium includes the following:
- the cphA gene encoding cyanophycin synthetase, producing the protein MLIKETRAYEGRNVFCHRPVLVMKLDLGPWAEKSTAEIVGFPDKLLVTLPSLREHHCSRGYPGGFVDRLREGTLFGHVVEHVWLDLMGRIGWKVSYGKTLSTTEPGVYRIVVEYTAKEAGVIAGKYAVSLVEALLEGRPFDLEGAVEEIRSLAAKTELGPSTKAIAEVCRSRGIPVLRLNQGSLLQLGYGAAQKMVQATITQFTGCIAADIAGDKSLAKELLAEAGLPVPQGYVVTAENESVNVFAGFGRPVAIKPLNGNQGKGVALNLATVAEVKAAFRLASTFCPQVLVEEYIRGRQYRILVVNGRLVAAAERIPAHVVGDGVKTVRQLVEQENRYPLRGEDHEKALTKIKIDSAALLVLAKKNYSPETVPQTGEIVYLRENANLSTGGTAADVTELVHPENAKMAVRAAQVIGLDVAGIDLVTEDIAKPLSMSAGAIIEVNAAPGIRMHHYPSMGVPRDVAGAIVDYLFPAGKNGRIPIVCVTGTNGKTTTTRLIAFILKQMGLQTGMTSSDGVYIGDQLVMEGDTTGPLSARMVLRDARVQAAVLETARGGILRGGLAFDWADVAVVTNISGDHLGQEEVESLADLAHVKSLLVEAVHHNGYAVLNADDPLVAEMAGRAWGSVIFFSQNKNNPIIRRHLGTGGRAVVVQNGRLALLTGSQVSNLGLLKKIPLTFNGTAFHNIQNLLAVAGAAWALNVPPAVIARGLQEFGTSPLHNPGRLAVQETSGIRVVVDYGHNPAGLEATLRVIRRWNPCRVLAVIGVPGDRTDGLAFEAGLVAGQWCDRVFIKEDHDLRGRQPGETAHLLKKGCLAAGKSEKEIVEVPDEIKALAVALEEAKPGDTVVIFFEKLKPVLELLSGWAVHREAEKPPAGAPVAAAE; encoded by the coding sequence ATGTTGATAAAGGAAACGCGGGCCTACGAGGGGCGGAATGTATTCTGCCATCGTCCAGTCCTGGTGATGAAACTGGATCTGGGCCCGTGGGCTGAAAAGAGTACGGCAGAAATCGTTGGCTTTCCTGATAAACTATTGGTCACACTGCCATCCCTCAGGGAACACCATTGTTCCAGGGGATATCCGGGGGGATTTGTAGATAGATTGAGAGAGGGGACCCTTTTCGGCCATGTTGTGGAGCATGTCTGGCTGGATTTGATGGGCCGGATCGGGTGGAAAGTGTCCTATGGCAAAACCCTGTCGACCACTGAACCGGGAGTATACCGGATCGTTGTAGAATATACGGCAAAGGAGGCCGGGGTTATTGCCGGCAAATATGCGGTAAGTCTTGTCGAAGCCTTGCTGGAAGGGCGGCCTTTTGACCTGGAAGGGGCCGTAGAGGAAATCCGGTCTCTGGCAGCTAAGACTGAGCTTGGGCCCAGCACGAAGGCTATCGCAGAGGTCTGCCGGAGCCGGGGGATTCCCGTGCTGCGCTTAAACCAGGGCAGCTTGTTGCAGCTTGGCTACGGTGCGGCACAAAAAATGGTCCAGGCAACCATTACTCAATTTACGGGGTGTATTGCAGCAGACATTGCCGGGGATAAATCTCTGGCCAAAGAGCTATTGGCGGAGGCAGGGCTCCCGGTCCCTCAGGGGTATGTTGTCACTGCCGAAAACGAGTCGGTTAATGTATTTGCTGGGTTTGGCCGGCCTGTGGCTATAAAGCCACTGAATGGGAACCAGGGAAAAGGGGTCGCCTTAAACCTGGCAACTGTGGCGGAAGTGAAGGCTGCTTTTCGCCTGGCCAGTACCTTTTGCCCTCAGGTATTGGTAGAGGAATACATTAGAGGAAGACAGTACCGCATCCTGGTGGTAAACGGCCGCCTGGTTGCGGCCGCAGAGCGGATTCCTGCCCATGTTGTCGGCGATGGTGTAAAGACCGTCAGGCAGTTAGTTGAACAGGAAAACCGGTATCCTCTTCGCGGTGAGGATCACGAAAAAGCCCTTACTAAAATAAAGATCGACAGTGCTGCCTTGCTGGTTCTGGCAAAGAAAAACTATTCCCCGGAAACTGTTCCGCAAACGGGGGAAATAGTATATTTGCGGGAAAATGCTAATTTGAGCACCGGTGGGACAGCCGCAGACGTAACAGAACTGGTCCATCCGGAAAACGCAAAGATGGCTGTCCGGGCTGCCCAGGTAATCGGGCTGGATGTAGCGGGTATTGACCTGGTCACCGAGGATATTGCCAAACCCCTGAGCATGAGCGCCGGGGCTATTATTGAAGTGAACGCGGCGCCTGGCATCCGGATGCATCATTATCCTTCTATGGGAGTACCCAGAGATGTGGCCGGCGCTATAGTGGATTACTTGTTTCCGGCTGGCAAAAATGGTCGCATTCCAATTGTGTGTGTTACAGGTACAAATGGTAAAACAACCACTACCAGGTTAATTGCTTTCATACTAAAACAAATGGGGCTTCAGACAGGGATGACCAGCAGTGACGGAGTATACATTGGCGACCAGCTGGTGATGGAGGGAGATACCACCGGCCCGCTGAGCGCCCGGATGGTGCTGCGGGATGCCAGGGTGCAGGCTGCAGTTTTGGAGACAGCCAGAGGGGGGATCTTGCGGGGAGGCTTAGCCTTTGACTGGGCAGATGTGGCTGTTGTAACCAATATCAGCGGTGACCATCTGGGCCAGGAAGAAGTTGAGAGCCTGGCCGATTTAGCTCATGTGAAGTCTTTGCTGGTGGAGGCTGTCCACCATAATGGTTACGCTGTGCTAAACGCCGACGATCCCCTGGTGGCGGAGATGGCCGGCAGGGCTTGGGGCTCAGTTATTTTTTTCAGCCAGAACAAAAACAACCCCATTATTCGCCGGCACCTGGGGACGGGAGGCAGGGCGGTCGTGGTGCAAAACGGGAGACTGGCCTTATTAACCGGGAGCCAGGTATCTAATCTGGGGTTGTTGAAAAAAATCCCCCTCACCTTTAACGGGACAGCTTTTCATAATATCCAAAACCTCCTGGCAGTTGCCGGCGCCGCCTGGGCTTTGAACGTGCCGCCCGCGGTAATCGCCAGGGGTTTGCAGGAGTTTGGCACCTCTCCTTTGCATAACCCGGGACGGTTGGCAGTGCAGGAAACCAGTGGCATCAGGGTGGTGGTGGACTACGGTCATAACCCGGCGGGGTTGGAGGCAACCCTGCGGGTGATCCGCCGCTGGAACCCTTGCCGTGTCCTGGCGGTTATAGGTGTGCCAGGAGACCGGACAGACGGGTTGGCCTTTGAGGCTGGCCTGGTCGCAGGTCAATGGTGTGACCGCGTCTTTATTAAAGAAGATCATGACCTGCGGGGAAGACAACCTGGCGAGACTGCCCATTTGCTGAAGAAGGGCTGTCTGGCGGCTGGAAAATCTGAGAAAGAAATTGTTGAGGTGCCGGATGAAATTAAGGCTCTGGCCGTTGCCCTGGAAGAGGCCAAGCCAGGTGATACGGTGGTAATATTTTTTGAAAAACTTAAGCCAGTCCTGGAATTGCTATCCGGATGGGCAGTTCACCGGGAGGCGGAAAAACCTCCTGCCGGCGCTCCGGTTGCAGCGGCTGAATAG
- a CDS encoding cyanophycinase yields MGKYVQGTLVIVGGAEDKKGKCEILSRFVRLSGGENSRIVVVTAASQEAGKVGQEYIGLFARLGAGDVEAADISEREQAMEKRCYSALTRATGIYFTGGDQLRLTSLLGGTAFDHALHQAYQRGVVIGGTSAGASMMSDTMIVEGDEEEAPKKNTVKMSPGMGLISGVVVDQHFAQRGRLGRLLTSVAQNPSVLGLGLDEDTALVTDTDDHLLVIGSQTVTVVDGQPITCTNVSESGYSQPLALMDVRIHVLPAGFGFDLKRRRPTLPGASRP; encoded by the coding sequence ATGGGAAAGTATGTCCAGGGTACATTGGTAATTGTCGGCGGGGCAGAGGATAAGAAGGGCAAGTGCGAAATTCTGTCCCGTTTTGTTCGTCTTTCAGGGGGAGAAAACAGCCGCATTGTGGTGGTGACTGCCGCCAGCCAAGAAGCAGGGAAAGTGGGGCAAGAGTATATCGGTTTATTTGCCAGGTTAGGGGCAGGTGATGTGGAGGCGGCGGATATTTCAGAACGGGAACAGGCCATGGAAAAAAGGTGCTACTCAGCCCTGACCAGGGCCACAGGCATTTATTTTACCGGGGGCGACCAGCTTCGCCTGACCAGCCTCCTTGGCGGTACAGCTTTTGATCATGCATTGCACCAGGCCTACCAGCGGGGAGTAGTTATTGGCGGGACAAGCGCCGGGGCTTCAATGATGAGCGATACCATGATCGTGGAGGGTGATGAGGAGGAGGCGCCGAAAAAAAATACGGTAAAAATGTCCCCTGGAATGGGCTTGATCAGCGGTGTCGTGGTGGATCAGCATTTTGCCCAGCGGGGGCGCCTCGGGAGATTATTGACTTCTGTAGCGCAAAACCCCAGTGTTTTAGGCCTCGGACTGGATGAGGACACAGCTTTGGTTACAGATACGGATGATCACCTGTTGGTTATCGGTTCCCAAACCGTAACCGTTGTCGATGGTCAACCAATCACCTGCACCAATGTTTCGGAATCCGGTTATTCCCAACCCTTGGCATTGATGGATGTGCGGATACACGTTTTGCCGGCCGGCTTTGGCTTTGACTTGAAGAGGCGGCGTCCAACCCTGCCGGGAGCTAGCAGGCCTTAA
- a CDS encoding late competence development ComFB family protein has protein sequence MSENVFLKNMMEDLVWLLMKDVLAKWPEACNCEVCRHDMAAIALNSLRPRYVVRTKGEVLSRTSELESQHRADVYSAITRAVLLVSEKPRH, from the coding sequence ATGTCTGAAAATGTTTTTTTAAAGAATATGATGGAAGACCTGGTCTGGCTCCTGATGAAGGATGTGCTGGCCAAGTGGCCGGAAGCCTGCAATTGCGAAGTCTGTCGGCATGACATGGCTGCTATCGCCTTAAACAGCCTGCGGCCCCGCTATGTGGTCCGCACCAAAGGAGAGGTCCTCTCCAGGACTTCTGAGCTGGAATCGCAGCATCGGGCTGATGTTTACAGCGCCATAACCCGGGCAGTGTTGCTTGTCAGCGAAAAACCCAGGCATTAA
- a CDS encoding aspartyl-phosphate phosphatase Spo0E family protein: MLSLSSTALRGGSGNVIKQQQVINKGLLAIINSKKRELNLLVLAKKNLQDPEVYRKSCELDVYIVKYMKWQNKARE, translated from the coding sequence ATGCTTTCTTTATCATCAACGGCTCTGCGGGGAGGCTCTGGCAATGTAATAAAACAGCAGCAAGTGATTAATAAGGGTTTATTAGCGATTATTAACAGCAAAAAAAGAGAACTGAACCTTTTGGTGCTGGCCAAAAAAAACCTGCAGGATCCTGAAGTTTACCGGAAAAGCTGTGAGCTGGATGTCTATATCGTTAAATATATGAAGTGGCAAAATAAGGCTAGGGAATAA
- the ypeB gene encoding germination protein YpeB, whose amino-acid sequence MRRWWWAAVLVVALLATAGWGFWERKNKTRLAFALEANYQREFYDTLNSVEQVEVLLAKTLASDSPRQNIIYLTEVWHRAVGAQETLAQLPFKNINMAASRKFLSQVGDYSYSVARAIASGEGLSDAHVAQLTSFHTQMGRFGLDLHEIEARMARGGFRWIDTWMQRPGSVAQAAAPDGLDGFINIDKRFQELPTLVYDGPFSDHLADRKPLGLKGPQVSRDEAVKIAGEFVDHGNSRANLVDTVGETAGVIPAWSIAMVGRDRERIAVDVSKEGGHVVWFLNDRAIGQPRMTGEEALLKAKEFLSRRGFKEMEPTYSIKEDNAQTIVFVATEGDIALYPDQVKVKVALDNGQVVGFGGKPYLMSHRERELPEAVLTEEEARKKVRGDLEVERVRKALIPLDTGRELLTYEVKATLGGDVFLIYINANTGQEEIIKKVIELPGGQLVL is encoded by the coding sequence ATGCGGCGGTGGTGGTGGGCTGCGGTGCTGGTGGTTGCCCTTTTGGCGACTGCGGGTTGGGGTTTTTGGGAAAGAAAAAACAAAACCCGGCTTGCGTTTGCGTTGGAGGCAAATTACCAGCGGGAGTTTTATGATACATTAAACTCGGTAGAGCAGGTTGAGGTGTTGCTGGCAAAGACCTTGGCCTCCGACTCGCCAAGGCAGAACATTATTTATTTAACAGAAGTGTGGCACCGGGCGGTAGGAGCCCAGGAAACCCTCGCTCAACTGCCCTTTAAAAACATTAACATGGCTGCCAGCAGAAAGTTTTTGAGTCAGGTCGGTGATTACAGCTACAGTGTAGCCAGGGCCATCGCCAGCGGGGAAGGCCTGAGCGATGCTCATGTGGCTCAATTGACCAGCTTTCACACTCAAATGGGCCGGTTCGGCCTGGACCTCCATGAGATTGAAGCGAGGATGGCCCGCGGAGGGTTCCGCTGGATTGATACCTGGATGCAGCGGCCTGGCAGTGTTGCTCAAGCTGCCGCTCCTGATGGGTTGGATGGTTTTATCAATATCGATAAGCGTTTTCAGGAACTGCCAACATTAGTTTATGACGGCCCCTTCTCCGACCACTTGGCAGACAGGAAACCCCTGGGTCTTAAAGGGCCGCAGGTTAGCAGAGATGAGGCTGTTAAAATCGCAGGGGAATTTGTTGACCATGGCAATAGCCGGGCTAACCTGGTTGATACTGTCGGCGAGACCGCAGGAGTAATTCCGGCCTGGTCCATCGCAATGGTAGGCCGCGACCGGGAGCGGATTGCAGTAGATGTCAGCAAAGAAGGAGGCCATGTAGTCTGGTTTTTGAATGACCGGGCCATTGGCCAGCCCAGGATGACGGGTGAAGAAGCCCTGCTGAAAGCCAAAGAGTTTCTTTCCCGCAGAGGGTTCAAAGAAATGGAACCGACCTATAGCATAAAAGAGGATAATGCCCAGACGATTGTCTTTGTTGCCACGGAAGGTGACATAGCACTGTATCCTGATCAGGTCAAGGTGAAGGTAGCCCTGGATAATGGGCAGGTAGTGGGATTTGGCGGGAAACCTTATTTAATGTCCCACCGGGAGCGAGAATTGCCGGAAGCGGTATTAACAGAGGAAGAAGCCCGTAAAAAGGTCAGGGGAGATTTGGAGGTAGAAAGAGTCCGCAAGGCCCTGATTCCCCTGGATACCGGCAGAGAACTCCTCACCTATGAGGTTAAGGCCACTTTAGGCGGAGATGTTTTTCTGATCTATATCAATGCCAATACAGGGCAAGAGGAGATTATCAAAAAAGTGATTGAGCTACCAGGCGGACAATTGGTTCTTTAA
- the sleB gene encoding spore cortex-lytic enzyme produces the protein MGRKIVIVCILLAVLAASALLDGRLLSPVKAQHPPALFWGSRGSDVITLQTRLQRWDYYDGPISGIFGPETSAAVRQFQRANGLAVDGLVGPETWAALGIWTPPARAERDVDAYTPTTGVSNRDDLSLMTRVVAAEAGGEPYAGQVAVAAVILNRIESPSFPNSLAGVIYQPLAFESVSNGLIWRVTELDSARRAVQDAMNGWDPTYGAIYFWNPAKPVNPWIWTRSIVTEIGRHVFAR, from the coding sequence ATGGGGCGCAAGATAGTGATTGTTTGTATATTGCTGGCTGTTTTGGCGGCATCTGCTTTGCTTGACGGCAGGCTTTTGTCTCCGGTTAAGGCTCAGCATCCGCCGGCTCTTTTCTGGGGCAGCAGGGGGAGTGATGTAATTACATTGCAGACCAGGCTGCAGCGATGGGACTATTATGATGGACCTATCAGCGGCATTTTTGGGCCGGAAACTTCTGCTGCAGTACGCCAATTCCAGCGGGCTAACGGTCTTGCCGTAGACGGGTTGGTGGGACCTGAAACCTGGGCGGCATTGGGGATCTGGACGCCTCCTGCCAGGGCCGAAAGAGATGTTGACGCATACACTCCCACGACAGGGGTCTCCAACCGGGATGATTTGAGTCTGATGACCCGGGTGGTGGCCGCGGAAGCCGGAGGAGAACCCTATGCGGGACAGGTTGCAGTCGCAGCAGTTATCCTGAACAGGATTGAGAGTCCCTCTTTTCCCAACAGCCTGGCCGGTGTTATTTACCAGCCCCTGGCGTTTGAGAGTGTCTCCAACGGCCTGATCTGGCGCGTAACCGAACTGGATTCTGCCAGGCGGGCGGTGCAAGACGCCATGAATGGATGGGATCCCACCTATGGGGCCATATATTTTTGGAATCCGGCCAAGCCGGTAAATCCATGGATTTGGACCCGGAGCATTGTCACCGAAATTGGGCGGCATGTTTTTGCCCGGTAA
- a CDS encoding LysM peptidoglycan-binding domain-containing protein, with amino-acid sequence MLPYRLLPFGPLLTLLLCVLSFFGMTPAGIGQAFASPVSQAYQSYQINSGDTLWLLSQRYSAATGEIRALNRLSSDTLHSNQTITLPVLLEGSNILYKVQQGDTLFLISSRVRRSVEAIRAASNLSSDTIFWGQTLRIPAAREGAQLYVVKAGDSLFNLSQRFGVSVDRLAEFNRLNSNQLLAGQIIEVPGTISTPPPAAAPSAPPPPPATGLPVHRVQTGETLSSIAARYQTTANAIYVTNRLNVEYLMPGQPLYIPVGRQQPVQVAGPRGEQRPGFGELLNWEWARWIYNPGAVATVTDLQTGLRWRIRHLGGSSHADSEPLTAADTRIMRQAFGGQWSWNARAVLLEVNNRVLAASMNGMPHGIQTISNNNFPGHFCLYFFNSRTHNTNTVSPEHQAMVLRAAGR; translated from the coding sequence GTGCTTCCCTACCGGCTACTCCCTTTTGGCCCTTTACTGACATTGTTATTATGTGTGCTTTCGTTTTTCGGGATGACCCCTGCTGGGATTGGACAAGCCTTTGCCTCCCCAGTTTCTCAGGCCTACCAGTCTTACCAGATTAACAGCGGCGACACCCTCTGGCTTTTAAGCCAAAGATACAGCGCTGCTACCGGCGAGATCAGGGCGCTTAACCGCCTGTCCAGCGATACCTTACATAGCAATCAAACCATCACACTGCCAGTACTGCTGGAAGGGAGCAATATTCTTTACAAGGTACAACAGGGAGACACCCTGTTTTTAATCTCCAGCCGGGTACGGCGCAGTGTAGAGGCCATCAGGGCAGCCAGCAACCTCAGCAGCGACACAATTTTTTGGGGCCAAACCTTAAGAATTCCTGCCGCCAGAGAAGGGGCCCAGCTTTACGTAGTCAAGGCTGGTGACAGTCTTTTCAATCTTAGCCAGCGTTTTGGTGTTTCCGTGGACAGGCTGGCAGAATTTAACCGGTTGAACTCAAACCAGCTCCTGGCCGGCCAAATAATAGAGGTTCCCGGAACGATATCCACCCCTCCCCCGGCAGCTGCTCCCTCCGCCCCGCCACCCCCTCCTGCTACCGGACTGCCGGTGCACCGGGTACAGACAGGAGAAACTCTATCTTCCATAGCAGCACGGTATCAGACAACAGCCAATGCTATTTATGTCACCAACAGGCTTAATGTTGAATACCTGATGCCTGGACAACCTCTCTATATACCGGTAGGAAGGCAGCAGCCGGTTCAGGTAGCGGGTCCAAGAGGAGAACAGCGGCCTGGGTTTGGGGAACTGTTAAATTGGGAATGGGCCAGATGGATTTATAACCCTGGAGCAGTGGCTACGGTAACTGATTTACAAACAGGCCTGAGGTGGAGAATTCGCCACCTGGGCGGGTCGAGCCATGCCGATTCTGAACCATTAACGGCTGCCGACACCAGGATTATGCGGCAGGCTTTTGGCGGCCAGTGGTCCTGGAACGCCAGGGCTGTGCTTTTGGAAGTAAACAACCGGGTTCTGGCGGCATCCATGAACGGGATGCCCCACGGGATCCAAACAATATCTAACAACAATTTCCCCGGACATTTTTGTTTATACTTTTTCAACAGCAGGACCCATAACACCAACACTGTTTCACCTGAACACCAGGCAATGGTTTTGCGCGCAGCAGGCCGGTAA
- a CDS encoding Veg family protein — translation MLTWTASDYIILTTKVKEGGQVAAKKLLAEIKQDLDACVGHRIKLRANRGRKKVVERIGVLEQTYPHIFIIKLDGKTCQGRRLSFSYSDILTEDVELSVINEAGEERLASAGGR, via the coding sequence ATGTTGACATGGACTGCCTCTGACTATATAATACTTACGACAAAAGTGAAAGAAGGTGGTCAGGTGGCAGCAAAGAAATTGCTGGCAGAAATTAAACAGGACTTGGACGCCTGTGTAGGCCACAGAATTAAATTGCGCGCTAACCGGGGCCGCAAAAAAGTCGTGGAGCGCATTGGGGTTCTGGAGCAGACCTATCCGCATATTTTTATCATCAAGCTGGATGGGAAGACATGCCAGGGCCGGCGTTTGTCATTCAGCTATTCGGACATCCTGACAGAGGATGTTGAGCTATCTGTGATCAATGAAGCCGGAGAAGAGCGTCTGGCCTCCGCTGGAGGCAGGTAA
- the yabG gene encoding sporulation peptidase YabG — protein MREIRPGDIVSRRSYGGDVFFKVQEIITGENGEKTAILKGLEMRLIADAGLEDLMLKEAADILHYRHNSIQKNAEYMRRIQKKRLLERSQNMSRAGDGTSETAGDDFFDLPATVLHLDGDKEYLNKCLRAYEQLGLPVQGYHIAEKDQPAQAPRLVRELGPDILVMTGHDGLVKKKPDFTSLESYRNSKYFVQAVKGIRQLLPHKDGLVIFAGACQSHYEALLKAGANFASAPRRILIHAYDPVYVVEKIAFTSIKKVVDLVELVANTITGASGIGGIETKGKYRQGYPRSPY, from the coding sequence TTGAGGGAAATCAGACCCGGTGATATAGTTTCACGCAGGTCCTATGGCGGGGATGTGTTTTTTAAAGTCCAGGAGATAATCACTGGTGAAAATGGAGAGAAGACAGCTATTTTAAAGGGTTTAGAAATGCGCCTGATTGCGGATGCCGGGTTGGAGGATCTGATGCTGAAAGAAGCTGCTGATATTTTGCATTACCGGCACAATTCGATTCAAAAAAATGCCGAATACATGCGGCGGATCCAAAAAAAAAGGCTGTTAGAACGATCACAGAACATGAGCAGGGCAGGAGACGGAACATCTGAAACTGCAGGGGATGATTTTTTCGACTTGCCGGCCACCGTGTTACACCTAGACGGCGACAAGGAATACCTGAATAAGTGTCTGCGTGCTTATGAACAATTAGGGCTGCCTGTGCAGGGATACCATATTGCGGAAAAAGATCAGCCGGCTCAAGCACCAAGGCTTGTCAGGGAATTGGGGCCAGATATTTTAGTTATGACCGGCCATGACGGTTTGGTTAAAAAAAAACCTGATTTTACTTCCCTCGAAAGCTATCGGAATTCAAAATACTTCGTCCAGGCTGTTAAGGGTATCCGCCAGTTGCTGCCCCACAAAGACGGCCTGGTAATTTTTGCAGGGGCGTGCCAGTCCCATTACGAGGCATTGCTCAAGGCAGGCGCCAATTTTGCCAGTGCTCCCAGGAGAATATTGATTCACGCCTATGACCCGGTGTATGTGGTGGAAAAGATTGCTTTTACTTCCATCAAAAAGGTCGTAGATTTGGTAGAGCTTGTTGCCAACACTATAACAGGTGCCAGTGGCATCGGCGGAATAGAGACAAAAGGCAAGTACCGGCAGGGGTATCCCCGCTCCCCCTATTAG